A window from Culex pipiens pallens isolate TS chromosome 3, TS_CPP_V2, whole genome shotgun sequence encodes these proteins:
- the LOC120422641 gene encoding sodium-dependent dopamine transporter isoform X2, protein MGKAKKGKSETGKLTKNADCCDGGLAGAGENGVDERSCGGGGGGGEEVALAMTTLGQIKASSRKGGHCIDLADSDQRETWSGKVDFLLSVIGFAVDLANVWRFPYLCYKNGGGAFLVPYGVMLVVGGIPLFYMELALGQFNRKGAITCWGRLVPLFKGIGYAVVLIAFYVDFYYNVIIAWSLRFFFASFTDHLPWTLCNNEWNTALCKPFEFGGPNRTAAAADAAAASINGSWVNATLTSAVVAVNETKFQSAASEYFNRFILELDKSDGIHDLGTIKWDMAVCLLVVYLVCYFSLWKGISTSGKVVWFTALFPYAVLLILLVRGITLPGSASGIQYYLSPNFDVIFKAEVWVDAATQVFFSLGPGFGVLLAYASYNKYHNNVYKDAILTSFINSATSFVAGFVIFSVLGYMAHSSGQNIEDVATEGPGLVFVVYPAAIATMPGSIFWALIFFMMLLTLGLDSSFGGSEAIITALSDEFPKIGRNREIFVAGLFSLYFVVGLASCTQGGFYFFQLLDRYAAGYSILIAVLFEAIAVSWIYGTQRFCDDIKDMIGFAPGIYWRVCWKFVAPIFLLFIIIYGLIGYEPLSYEDYVYPPWANALGWCIAGSSMIMIPLVACYKLIVTPGTFLQRMKILTTPWRDQQMAVNGVTTEPAQVRLTNSDEGEEV, encoded by the exons ATGGGGAAGGCGAAAAAAG GCAAAAGCGAAACTGGCAAACTAACCAAGAACGCTGACTGTTGCGACGGCGGGCTTGCGGGGGCCGGCGAAAACGGCGTCGACGAGCGAAGTTGTGGTGGGGGCGGGGGTGGTGGCGAGGAGGTCGCCCTGGCGATGACCACCCTCGGCCAGATCAAGGCCAGCTCGAGGAAGGGGGGCCACTGCATCGACCTGGCCGATTCGGACCAGCGCGAAACTTGGTCCGGCAAGGTGGACTTTCTGCTGTCCGTGATCGGGTTCGCCGTCGATCTGGCCAACGTGTGGCGCTTTCCGTACCTGTGCTACAAAAATGGCGGCG GTGCTTTCCTCGTTCCTTATGGTGTCATGCTGGTGGTCGGTGGCATTCCCCTGTTCTACATGGAGCTCGCGTTGGGTCAGTTCAATCGGAAGGGTGCCATCACCTGTTGGGGCCGGTTGGTTCCCCTCTTTAAGG GAATCGGTTACGCGGTCGTGCTGATCGCGTTCTACGTGGACTTTTACTACAACGTGATCATCGCGTGGTCGCTGCGGTTCTTTTTCGCGTCCTTCACGGACCACCTGCCGTGGACCCTGTGCAACAACGAATGGAACACGGCCCTCTGCAAGCCGTTCGAGTTTGGGGGACCGAATAGGACCGCGGCAGCAGCAGACGCGGCGGCGGCGTCCATCAACGGGTCCTGGGTGAATGCTACGCTGACTTCGGCGGTGGTCGCAGTCAACGAGACCAAGTTTCAGTCCGCAGCGTCCGAGTACTTCAA TCGGTTCATCCTGGAGCTGGACAAGAGTGACGGCATCCACGACCTGGGCACGATCAAGTGGGATATGGCCGTTTGTCTGCTGGTGGTCTACCTGGTGTGTTACTTCTCGCTGTGGAAGGGCATCAGCACCTCCGGCAAGGTGGTCTGGTTCACGGCCCTGTTTCCGTACGCTGTGTTGCTGATTCTGCTGGTGCGTGGCATCACGCTGCCCGGGTCGGCCTCCGGAATCCAGTACTATCTGAGTCCAAACTTTGACGTGATCTTCAAGGCGGAGGTTTGGGTGGACGCTGCGACGCAGGTGTTCTTCTCGTTGGGACCCGGCTTTGGAGTGCTGCTGGCGTACGCCTCGTACAACAAGTATCACAACAATGTCTACAA AGATGCCATCCTGACCAGCTTCATCAACTCGGCGACCAGCTTCGTGGCCGGCTTTGTGATCTTCTCCGTGCTCGGCTACATGGCCCACTCCAGCGGACAGAACATCGAGGACGTGGCCACCGAAGGTCCGGGACTGGTGTTTGTCGTGTACCCGGCCGCGATCGCGACCATGCCCGGTAGCATCTTCTGGGCGTTGATCTTCTTCATGATGCTGCTGACGCTCGGGTTGGATAGCTCG TTTGGTGGTTCGGAGGCGATCATTACGGCGCTCAGCGATGAGTTCCCGAAGATTGGCCGAAATCGGGAGATCTTTGTGGCCGGGCTGTTTTCGCTTTACTTTGTCGTTGGGCTGGCAAGCTGTACCCAGGGTGGATTCTACTTCTTCCAGCTGCTGGATCGGTACGCGGCCGGTTACTCGATACTGATTGCGGTGTTGTTTGAGGCGATTGCGGTGTCGTGGATCTATG GAACGCAACGCTTCTGCGACGACATCAAGGACATGATCGGTTTCGCGCCAGGCATCTACTGGCGCGTTTGCTGGAAGTTCGTAGCGCCGATTTTCCTGCTCTTCATCATCATCTATGGCCTGATCGGGTACGAACCACTGAGCTACGAGGACTACGTCTACCCACCGTGGGCAAACGCCCTCGGCTGGTGCATCGCCGGCTCTTCGATGATCATGATCCCGCTGGTGGCCTGCTACAAGCTGATCGTGACACCGGGAACCTTCCTGCAGCGCATGAAGATCCTGACGACGCCGTGGCGTGATCAGCAGATGGCCGTTAACGGCGTTACGACCGAGCCGGCCCAGGTCCGGCTGACCAACTCGGACGAGGGCGAAGAAGTTTGA
- the LOC120422641 gene encoding sodium-dependent dopamine transporter isoform X1 — translation MFELDDPREKLRLLATPVKLGDHPGKSETGKLTKNADCCDGGLAGAGENGVDERSCGGGGGGGEEVALAMTTLGQIKASSRKGGHCIDLADSDQRETWSGKVDFLLSVIGFAVDLANVWRFPYLCYKNGGGAFLVPYGVMLVVGGIPLFYMELALGQFNRKGAITCWGRLVPLFKGIGYAVVLIAFYVDFYYNVIIAWSLRFFFASFTDHLPWTLCNNEWNTALCKPFEFGGPNRTAAAADAAAASINGSWVNATLTSAVVAVNETKFQSAASEYFNRFILELDKSDGIHDLGTIKWDMAVCLLVVYLVCYFSLWKGISTSGKVVWFTALFPYAVLLILLVRGITLPGSASGIQYYLSPNFDVIFKAEVWVDAATQVFFSLGPGFGVLLAYASYNKYHNNVYKDAILTSFINSATSFVAGFVIFSVLGYMAHSSGQNIEDVATEGPGLVFVVYPAAIATMPGSIFWALIFFMMLLTLGLDSSFGGSEAIITALSDEFPKIGRNREIFVAGLFSLYFVVGLASCTQGGFYFFQLLDRYAAGYSILIAVLFEAIAVSWIYGTQRFCDDIKDMIGFAPGIYWRVCWKFVAPIFLLFIIIYGLIGYEPLSYEDYVYPPWANALGWCIAGSSMIMIPLVACYKLIVTPGTFLQRMKILTTPWRDQQMAVNGVTTEPAQVRLTNSDEGEEV, via the exons GCAAAAGCGAAACTGGCAAACTAACCAAGAACGCTGACTGTTGCGACGGCGGGCTTGCGGGGGCCGGCGAAAACGGCGTCGACGAGCGAAGTTGTGGTGGGGGCGGGGGTGGTGGCGAGGAGGTCGCCCTGGCGATGACCACCCTCGGCCAGATCAAGGCCAGCTCGAGGAAGGGGGGCCACTGCATCGACCTGGCCGATTCGGACCAGCGCGAAACTTGGTCCGGCAAGGTGGACTTTCTGCTGTCCGTGATCGGGTTCGCCGTCGATCTGGCCAACGTGTGGCGCTTTCCGTACCTGTGCTACAAAAATGGCGGCG GTGCTTTCCTCGTTCCTTATGGTGTCATGCTGGTGGTCGGTGGCATTCCCCTGTTCTACATGGAGCTCGCGTTGGGTCAGTTCAATCGGAAGGGTGCCATCACCTGTTGGGGCCGGTTGGTTCCCCTCTTTAAGG GAATCGGTTACGCGGTCGTGCTGATCGCGTTCTACGTGGACTTTTACTACAACGTGATCATCGCGTGGTCGCTGCGGTTCTTTTTCGCGTCCTTCACGGACCACCTGCCGTGGACCCTGTGCAACAACGAATGGAACACGGCCCTCTGCAAGCCGTTCGAGTTTGGGGGACCGAATAGGACCGCGGCAGCAGCAGACGCGGCGGCGGCGTCCATCAACGGGTCCTGGGTGAATGCTACGCTGACTTCGGCGGTGGTCGCAGTCAACGAGACCAAGTTTCAGTCCGCAGCGTCCGAGTACTTCAA TCGGTTCATCCTGGAGCTGGACAAGAGTGACGGCATCCACGACCTGGGCACGATCAAGTGGGATATGGCCGTTTGTCTGCTGGTGGTCTACCTGGTGTGTTACTTCTCGCTGTGGAAGGGCATCAGCACCTCCGGCAAGGTGGTCTGGTTCACGGCCCTGTTTCCGTACGCTGTGTTGCTGATTCTGCTGGTGCGTGGCATCACGCTGCCCGGGTCGGCCTCCGGAATCCAGTACTATCTGAGTCCAAACTTTGACGTGATCTTCAAGGCGGAGGTTTGGGTGGACGCTGCGACGCAGGTGTTCTTCTCGTTGGGACCCGGCTTTGGAGTGCTGCTGGCGTACGCCTCGTACAACAAGTATCACAACAATGTCTACAA AGATGCCATCCTGACCAGCTTCATCAACTCGGCGACCAGCTTCGTGGCCGGCTTTGTGATCTTCTCCGTGCTCGGCTACATGGCCCACTCCAGCGGACAGAACATCGAGGACGTGGCCACCGAAGGTCCGGGACTGGTGTTTGTCGTGTACCCGGCCGCGATCGCGACCATGCCCGGTAGCATCTTCTGGGCGTTGATCTTCTTCATGATGCTGCTGACGCTCGGGTTGGATAGCTCG TTTGGTGGTTCGGAGGCGATCATTACGGCGCTCAGCGATGAGTTCCCGAAGATTGGCCGAAATCGGGAGATCTTTGTGGCCGGGCTGTTTTCGCTTTACTTTGTCGTTGGGCTGGCAAGCTGTACCCAGGGTGGATTCTACTTCTTCCAGCTGCTGGATCGGTACGCGGCCGGTTACTCGATACTGATTGCGGTGTTGTTTGAGGCGATTGCGGTGTCGTGGATCTATG GAACGCAACGCTTCTGCGACGACATCAAGGACATGATCGGTTTCGCGCCAGGCATCTACTGGCGCGTTTGCTGGAAGTTCGTAGCGCCGATTTTCCTGCTCTTCATCATCATCTATGGCCTGATCGGGTACGAACCACTGAGCTACGAGGACTACGTCTACCCACCGTGGGCAAACGCCCTCGGCTGGTGCATCGCCGGCTCTTCGATGATCATGATCCCGCTGGTGGCCTGCTACAAGCTGATCGTGACACCGGGAACCTTCCTGCAGCGCATGAAGATCCTGACGACGCCGTGGCGTGATCAGCAGATGGCCGTTAACGGCGTTACGACCGAGCCGGCCCAGGTCCGGCTGACCAACTCGGACGAGGGCGAAGAAGTTTGA